One window from the genome of Rickettsiella endosymbiont of Xylota segnis encodes:
- a CDS encoding acyloxyacyl hydrolase, translating into MKISPILTKKNCLYFLYASLILISWIPANSSAATHGLQISYGTGNPDHLKGYRFAIQQFWPWVGFPKSRLNLTGYWDVSYANWHTSPPLDNQPRSISILAISPLIRLQSRENWLLSAQAYLELGIGASWLSNNHLGHRNLGGQFAFQDLMGLGLRWRKSTAEAWSFSYHYLHYSNASLSPPNQGIDVKHLFTLGYEF; encoded by the coding sequence TTGAAAATCTCACCTATTTTAACTAAAAAAAATTGTCTCTATTTTCTATATGCCAGTTTAATACTGATTAGTTGGATTCCAGCAAACAGCTCTGCTGCAACCCATGGCTTACAAATTTCCTATGGAACAGGGAATCCTGATCATTTAAAAGGATATCGATTTGCTATTCAACAATTTTGGCCATGGGTAGGCTTTCCAAAATCCCGCTTGAACTTAACTGGCTACTGGGATGTTAGCTATGCCAATTGGCATACTAGCCCACCTCTTGATAATCAGCCTCGTTCTATCAGTATTTTGGCTATATCGCCACTCATACGCTTACAGAGTCGCGAAAATTGGCTGTTATCTGCCCAAGCTTATCTCGAGCTAGGAATTGGTGCGAGCTGGCTTTCTAATAATCACTTGGGTCATCGAAATTTGGGCGGTCAATTTGCTTTTCAAGATTTAATGGGCTTGGGTTTACGGTGGCGAAAAAGCACAGCGGAAGCATGGTCGTTCAGTTATCACTATCTACATTATTCGAACGCCAGTCTATCCCCCCCCAATCAAGGCATCGATGTGAAGCATTTATTTACGCTGGGTTATGAGTTTTAG